One segment of Tenrec ecaudatus isolate mTenEca1 chromosome 1, mTenEca1.hap1, whole genome shotgun sequence DNA contains the following:
- the LOC142437205 gene encoding translation machinery-associated protein 7-like codes for MSGREGGKKKPPKQPKKQNKEMDKEEKAFKQKQKEEQKKLEELKAKAAGKGPLATGGIKKSGKE; via the coding sequence ATGTCGGGCCGCGAAGGTGGGAAGAAGAAGCCcccgaaacaacccaagaagcagaacaaggagatggacaaggaagagaaggctttcaagcagaaacagaaggaagaacaaaagaaactggAGGAGCTAAAGGCGAAGGCCGCGGGGAAGGGGCCCCTGGCCACAGGTGGAATTAAGAAATCTGGCAAAGAGTGA